A genomic window from Halorubrum lacusprofundi ATCC 49239 includes:
- a CDS encoding GMC family oxidoreductase, with protein MSAENTDRTPVANADVCVVGAGPAGALVADRLAADHEVIVLDAGPRFDPADRLDRQERAIRPSYDRPDVWDVGGERDAHSNAGERFYPLNHARVKGIGGSTLHWQGMVMRLHEDDFASGTERGVGPDWPIDYADLRPYYAAAERELGVAGASDNPYAPPREEPHPMPAFEPSYSDSLFAEACEELEIDMHSVPNARNSEAYDGRSACVGYGTCQPVCPAGAKYDATVHIERAEEKGATVIDRAPVQRLEHDADRITAAVYATPDGEEYRQEADAFVVACGGVETPRLLLLSESDAYPDGLANSSGAVGKFFMDHLFAGVGGTLDEPTRQNHVGFYTSACDQFYDEADEEVGPFKLEFLNYAGPSPVEEALTGDDWGDTLVERLRDGYGTHVAMGGLVEQLPQSDSYVGLDPDRTDDHGNPVPEIHWSVGDRALRTIERANEIQRSVLEELGAEIEWVAGPDATGPAYHHMGTTRMSADPDAGVVDADCRTHDLDNCWIASSSVFPTSGAMNPTLTIAALALRVADDVRDRL; from the coding sequence ATGAGCGCGGAAAACACCGATCGAACTCCCGTCGCGAACGCGGATGTCTGCGTCGTCGGCGCCGGCCCCGCGGGCGCGCTGGTTGCCGACCGACTGGCCGCCGACCACGAGGTGATCGTGCTCGATGCCGGCCCCCGGTTCGACCCCGCGGACCGGCTCGACCGTCAGGAACGAGCGATCCGGCCGAGTTACGACCGCCCCGATGTCTGGGACGTGGGCGGGGAGCGCGACGCGCACAGCAACGCCGGCGAGCGGTTCTACCCGCTGAACCACGCCCGTGTCAAGGGTATCGGGGGGTCGACACTCCACTGGCAGGGGATGGTGATGCGGCTCCACGAGGACGACTTCGCGTCCGGGACCGAGCGGGGCGTCGGCCCGGATTGGCCGATCGACTACGCCGACCTCCGGCCGTACTACGCCGCGGCCGAGCGGGAACTGGGCGTCGCCGGCGCGTCGGACAACCCCTACGCGCCGCCGCGCGAGGAGCCCCACCCGATGCCCGCGTTCGAGCCCTCCTACAGCGACTCGCTGTTCGCGGAGGCGTGCGAGGAGCTGGAGATCGACATGCACTCGGTGCCGAACGCGCGCAACTCGGAGGCGTACGACGGGCGGTCCGCGTGCGTCGGCTACGGTACCTGCCAGCCCGTCTGTCCGGCGGGCGCGAAGTACGACGCGACGGTCCACATCGAGCGCGCGGAGGAGAAGGGGGCGACCGTTATCGATCGCGCTCCCGTGCAGCGACTGGAGCACGACGCCGATCGCATTACTGCAGCGGTGTACGCGACGCCCGACGGCGAAGAGTACCGACAGGAGGCCGATGCCTTCGTCGTCGCCTGCGGCGGCGTCGAGACGCCGCGGCTCCTCCTGCTCTCGGAGTCGGACGCGTACCCCGACGGGCTGGCGAACTCCAGCGGGGCGGTCGGTAAGTTCTTCATGGACCACCTGTTCGCCGGCGTCGGCGGTACCCTCGACGAGCCGACCCGACAGAACCACGTCGGCTTCTACACCAGCGCCTGCGACCAGTTCTACGACGAGGCCGACGAGGAGGTCGGCCCGTTCAAGCTGGAGTTTCTCAACTACGCTGGCCCCTCGCCGGTCGAGGAGGCGCTGACCGGCGACGACTGGGGGGATACCCTCGTAGAGCGGCTCCGCGATGGCTACGGCACCCATGTGGCGATGGGCGGGCTCGTCGAACAGCTCCCTCAGTCGGACAGCTACGTCGGGCTCGACCCCGACCGCACCGACGACCACGGCAACCCCGTCCCCGAGATCCACTGGAGCGTCGGTGACCGCGCGCTCCGAACCATCGAGCGCGCCAACGAGATCCAGCGGTCGGTTCTCGAAGAGTTGGGCGCGGAGATCGAGTGGGTCGCCGGCCCCGACGCGACCGGCCCCGCGTACCACCACATGGGAACCACCCGGATGAGCGCCGATCCCGACGCGGGCGTCGTCGACGCCGACTGCCGCACCCACGATCTGGACAACTGCTGGATCGCGTCCAGTTCGGTGTTTCCCACCAGCGGCGCGATGAACCCCACGCTCACGATCGCTGCACTGGCGCTGCGCGTCGCCGACGACGTTCGAGATCGTCTCTAA
- a CDS encoding glycosyltransferase family 39 protein: MSSPSALHRPRRLARRLVSRGRARLARADRLTLAAAFVAVATGAFTFVIAATLFRYHSVNHDEGVYLMQAALLLSGQLEIHAGALADAVHPWFFIEDGGRLYPKYNPVPAAMYAVSMWLFGEPRATLAVVAAGNAALVYVLGSTAFDRRVGLAAAVLFVASPLALATSSVFLPYAPTTLLNLLFAVAYLRGVRDRSLALAGLAGVAIGLAFFARPFTAVLFAAPFILHAVVRVAVAVREVEILSPSLPGTVRRHGFTALFGTVFVGVTLAYNFRLTGSPLTFPYEAFAPMDGPGFGERRILGHSEEYTLELALRSNGYALWYLATRWVVAGPLGTLLAFAGGGLATRRWLSGRRALAEGDSGVEPLTERRFERTAGLLLAGVVVSVVVGNLFFWGTNNLLATLSDPTNGLVAGFGPFYHFDLLVPLSIFGGVAVVAGGRGLSRLRVWLASRVTPESAQAIVVAVAVLALFGGALGAAAVVEAPLDRHAAYADKYEAAYEPIESASFDDDLVFVPTPYGEWLQHPFQSLRNDPGLDGEVVYALNRDPAEDFAVIDAYPDRELHRYAYRGVWTPNPNRHVAPKLESLDVREGARIDASTTVGVPDRVQRAVVRLETDRGDGHAEYDVSDPDDSLAVDWSVGPDGARLAGDPNATVPIDPEGDEVIVTVTLVDPAGSTFTYRQEATVRSTDEGIDGDGVEVVWPPERSVCRLVTECGTGGTYIPDDPDAHAEWVVFETNAEANEER, from the coding sequence GTGTCGTCCCCCTCAGCCCTCCACCGTCCCCGCCGACTCGCGCGCCGACTCGTGAGCCGCGGCCGCGCCCGGCTCGCTCGCGCAGATCGTCTCACGCTGGCGGCCGCCTTCGTCGCCGTCGCGACCGGCGCCTTCACCTTCGTCATCGCTGCGACGCTGTTCCGGTACCACTCCGTCAACCACGACGAGGGGGTGTACCTCATGCAGGCCGCGCTGCTGCTCTCCGGTCAGCTCGAGATCCACGCCGGCGCGCTGGCCGACGCCGTCCATCCGTGGTTCTTTATCGAGGACGGCGGCCGGCTCTATCCGAAGTACAACCCCGTTCCCGCCGCGATGTACGCCGTGTCGATGTGGCTGTTCGGCGAGCCGCGGGCGACGCTCGCGGTCGTCGCCGCCGGCAACGCGGCGCTCGTGTACGTGCTCGGATCGACCGCGTTCGATCGGCGGGTCGGCCTCGCGGCCGCCGTCCTCTTCGTCGCCTCGCCGCTGGCGCTCGCCACCTCCTCGGTATTTCTCCCGTACGCGCCCACGACGCTCCTGAACCTGCTGTTCGCGGTTGCGTACCTCCGGGGCGTCCGCGACCGGTCGCTCGCGCTCGCCGGGCTCGCGGGCGTCGCGATCGGGCTCGCCTTCTTCGCCCGGCCGTTCACGGCGGTGTTGTTCGCGGCGCCGTTCATCCTCCACGCGGTGGTTCGGGTCGCTGTCGCGGTCCGGGAGGTGGAGATTCTGTCACCCTCTCTTCCCGGGACAGTCCGTCGCCACGGGTTCACGGCGCTGTTCGGCACCGTTTTCGTCGGCGTCACCCTCGCGTACAACTTCCGGCTGACCGGCTCGCCCCTCACCTTCCCGTACGAGGCGTTCGCGCCGATGGACGGTCCCGGGTTCGGGGAGCGCCGAATCCTCGGACACAGCGAGGAGTACACGCTCGAACTGGCGCTCCGCTCGAACGGGTACGCGCTGTGGTACCTCGCAACGCGCTGGGTCGTCGCCGGACCGCTCGGTACGCTGCTCGCGTTCGCGGGCGGCGGGCTGGCCACGCGGCGCTGGCTGTCGGGGCGACGCGCGCTGGCGGAGGGGGACAGCGGCGTGGAACCTCTCACCGAACGGCGCTTCGAGCGAACCGCGGGGCTCCTGCTCGCCGGTGTCGTCGTCTCCGTCGTCGTCGGGAACCTCTTCTTCTGGGGGACGAACAACCTCCTCGCGACGCTCTCGGACCCGACCAACGGGCTGGTCGCGGGTTTCGGACCGTTCTACCACTTCGATCTCCTCGTCCCGCTGTCGATCTTCGGTGGCGTCGCCGTCGTCGCCGGCGGCCGGGGGCTCTCTCGGCTTCGCGTGTGGCTCGCCTCTCGGGTCACGCCCGAATCTGCGCAGGCGATCGTCGTCGCGGTCGCGGTACTCGCGCTCTTCGGCGGAGCGCTCGGTGCCGCGGCTGTGGTCGAGGCCCCGCTCGATCGGCACGCGGCATACGCCGACAAGTACGAGGCGGCCTACGAGCCGATCGAGTCCGCGTCGTTCGACGACGACCTCGTGTTCGTCCCCACCCCGTACGGCGAGTGGCTCCAACACCCGTTTCAGTCGCTCCGGAACGATCCCGGGCTGGACGGGGAGGTCGTGTACGCGCTCAACCGCGACCCGGCCGAGGATTTCGCGGTGATCGACGCGTACCCCGATCGCGAGCTTCATCGCTACGCGTACCGGGGAGTGTGGACACCGAACCCGAACCGCCACGTCGCGCCGAAGCTCGAATCGCTCGATGTCCGGGAAGGCGCCCGGATCGACGCGTCGACGACCGTCGGCGTCCCCGACCGTGTTCAGCGCGCGGTCGTTCGACTGGAGACCGACCGCGGCGACGGTCACGCCGAGTACGACGTGAGCGACCCCGACGACTCGCTGGCGGTCGACTGGTCGGTCGGGCCCGACGGCGCGCGGCTGGCCGGTGACCCGAACGCGACCGTCCCGATCGACCCCGAAGGCGACGAGGTCATCGTGACGGTGACGCTCGTCGACCCCGCGGGCTCGACGTTCACCTACCGGCAGGAGGCGACGGTTCGATCGACGGACGAGGGCATCGATGGCGACGGCGTCGAGGTCGTCTGGCCGCCGGAGCGCTCCGTCTGTCGGCTCGTGACGGAGTGCGGGACGGGAGGGACGTATATACCCGACGACCCGGACGCCCACGCGGAGTGGGTCGTCTTCGAGACGAACGCCGAGGCGAACGAGGAGCGGTGA
- a CDS encoding NAD-dependent epimerase/dehydratase family protein — translation MDLTDSTALVTGGAGLVGSHLAAQLLDRGATVRVADDLSKGDRDRVPDGAEFVEADLTDPDDVAEAVTDDLDIVFHFAAYTDTNYDDDRELFEANTAMTYNVLERMHEVGVDRLAFTSSSTVYGEAPRPTPEDYGPLEPISIYGSSKLADEALISTHAHSYGVQSWVFRFANIVGPHQRGNVIPDFIQKLDADPSELEILGDGRQEKSYMHVSECVDAIQHVVEHADEDLNVYNLGTETTTSVTDIADIVSDELGVDPEYAYTGGDRGWTGDVPKMRLSIERLADLGWEPSIESDEAVRRSARELIDEIV, via the coding sequence ATGGACCTCACCGATTCGACCGCACTCGTCACCGGTGGCGCGGGGCTCGTCGGGAGCCACCTCGCCGCGCAACTCCTCGATCGCGGCGCAACGGTTCGCGTCGCCGACGACCTCTCGAAGGGCGACCGCGACCGCGTCCCCGACGGCGCCGAGTTCGTCGAGGCCGACCTCACCGACCCCGACGACGTCGCCGAGGCGGTCACCGATGACCTCGATATCGTCTTCCACTTCGCCGCGTACACCGACACGAACTACGACGACGACCGGGAGCTGTTCGAGGCGAACACGGCGATGACGTACAACGTCTTGGAACGCATGCACGAGGTCGGCGTCGATCGGCTCGCCTTCACCTCCTCCTCGACGGTGTACGGCGAGGCCCCCCGCCCGACGCCGGAGGACTACGGCCCGCTTGAGCCCATCTCTATCTACGGTTCCTCCAAGCTCGCCGACGAGGCGCTGATCTCGACGCACGCCCACTCGTACGGCGTCCAGTCGTGGGTGTTCCGCTTCGCGAACATCGTCGGCCCCCACCAGCGCGGCAACGTGATCCCCGACTTCATCCAGAAGCTGGATGCGGATCCGTCCGAGCTTGAGATCCTCGGCGACGGGCGGCAGGAAAAGTCGTACATGCACGTCTCCGAGTGCGTCGACGCCATCCAGCACGTCGTCGAGCACGCCGACGAGGACCTGAACGTCTACAACCTCGGGACGGAGACGACGACTTCAGTCACCGACATCGCCGACATCGTCAGCGACGAACTCGGCGTCGACCCCGAGTACGCGTACACCGGCGGCGACCGCGGTTGGACCGGCGACGTGCCCAAGATGCGGCTGTCGATCGAGCGGCTCGCGGACCTCGGCTGGGAGCCGTCGATCGAAAGCGACGAGGCGGTTCGGCGGAGCGCGCGCGAACTGATCGACGAGATCGTCTGA
- a CDS encoding gluconate 2-dehydrogenase subunit 3 family protein produces the protein MELTRRDATAALAAVGATGGVALAALREGDRAEDEGTLDEESVRASMVAVATVVYPSAVDGVEAFVNRFLDGRLTGSTHADGLHTAVSELDDAARSWHGVPIADLSESDCDRLLREVGADIAEEDRDGTLAERVRYYVVNELLLALYASPTGGELVGLENPQGHPGGTESYQRGPR, from the coding sequence ATGGAACTGACGCGGCGTGACGCGACGGCCGCGCTGGCCGCTGTCGGCGCGACCGGCGGCGTCGCCCTCGCCGCGCTTCGAGAGGGAGATCGCGCCGAAGACGAGGGCACGCTGGACGAGGAGTCGGTCCGCGCGTCGATGGTCGCGGTCGCGACGGTCGTCTACCCGAGTGCAGTCGACGGCGTCGAAGCGTTCGTCAACCGCTTCCTCGACGGGCGCCTCACCGGGTCGACGCACGCCGACGGGCTCCACACGGCGGTCAGCGAACTCGACGACGCCGCCCGATCGTGGCACGGCGTGCCGATCGCGGATCTCTCCGAGAGCGACTGCGATCGGCTCCTCCGGGAGGTCGGCGCCGACATCGCAGAGGAGGACCGGGACGGGACGCTCGCGGAGCGGGTTCGGTACTACGTCGTCAATGAGCTCCTGTTGGCGCTGTACGCGTCGCCGACTGGCGGCGAGCTAGTCGGGTTGGAGAACCCGCAGGGACACCCCGGCGGGACCGAGAGCTACCAACGAGGCCCGCGATGA
- the argS gene encoding arginine--tRNA ligase, producing the protein MFRQFRSEVADALGDALASLDLPTDDLGIERPPDDMDATLASSVAFRLAGEVGDAPPNVAATVADAVDVDGYDYLAAVDTAGPYVNFHPGERYFVDTLDASAVDSGYGALPDRDTSVVVEHTSANPTGPVHVGRARNPIVGDAVANLLEYAGYDVDRHYYVNDAGRQMAVFTWAYERFDESDLAGEPARARAEYDLVRYYRKGNAYLEEADPEAVEAAEEEIAAILQGLEAGDEETYERVGEVVDTVLGGMKECLARLPAEFDEFVKETRFMRDGSTDDIAARLKETDHAVYEEDAWQLELDDWGIDKNLVFLRSDDTSLYTTRDLAHHEWKFDNYDRAVTVLGEDHKLQADQLDATLELLGNDIDRLGHVIYSYVNLPDGKMSTRRGTGVMLDDLLDEAIDRAREAVETRMDDRIRDDDLTEEDVERIAHEVGIGAVRYDIVSKQPAKAITFEWEDALDFEGQSAPFVQYVHARCCGILDEAADAGIEVPGVTADSEGVVDVGALDVDATVFETDAARDLLREVARFPAAIESAADDLEPHTIATFTREFADAYNAFYRECPVVTSDDEELRAARVALVAAAKHTMANALDVLGVEAPESM; encoded by the coding sequence ATGTTCAGGCAGTTCCGGTCGGAGGTGGCCGACGCGCTCGGCGACGCGCTCGCCTCGCTGGACCTCCCGACCGACGACCTCGGCATCGAACGCCCGCCCGACGACATGGACGCGACGCTCGCCTCCAGCGTCGCCTTTCGGCTCGCGGGCGAGGTCGGCGACGCGCCGCCGAACGTGGCCGCGACGGTCGCGGACGCGGTCGACGTCGACGGGTACGACTACTTGGCTGCGGTCGACACCGCCGGCCCGTACGTCAACTTCCACCCCGGCGAGCGCTACTTCGTCGACACGCTCGACGCGTCCGCGGTCGACTCGGGCTACGGCGCACTTCCCGACCGCGACACCTCTGTCGTCGTCGAGCACACGAGCGCGAACCCGACCGGTCCGGTCCACGTCGGTCGCGCGCGCAACCCCATCGTCGGCGACGCCGTCGCGAACCTCTTGGAGTACGCCGGCTACGACGTGGACCGCCACTACTACGTCAACGACGCCGGCCGCCAGATGGCGGTGTTCACGTGGGCGTACGAGCGGTTCGACGAGTCGGACTTAGCGGGAGAGCCCGCCCGCGCCCGCGCCGAGTACGACCTCGTCCGGTACTACCGCAAGGGGAACGCGTACCTGGAGGAGGCCGATCCCGAGGCCGTCGAGGCCGCCGAGGAGGAGATCGCCGCGATCCTGCAAGGGCTCGAAGCGGGCGACGAGGAGACGTACGAGCGCGTCGGTGAAGTCGTCGACACCGTCCTCGGCGGGATGAAGGAGTGTCTCGCCCGCCTGCCCGCGGAGTTCGACGAATTCGTCAAGGAGACGCGGTTCATGCGCGACGGCTCCACCGACGACATCGCCGCGCGACTCAAGGAGACCGATCACGCCGTCTACGAGGAGGACGCGTGGCAACTGGAACTCGACGACTGGGGGATCGACAAGAACCTCGTCTTCCTGCGCTCCGACGATACCAGCCTCTACACCACCCGCGATCTGGCCCACCACGAGTGGAAGTTCGACAACTACGACCGCGCGGTCACCGTACTCGGCGAGGACCACAAGCTGCAGGCCGACCAGCTCGACGCGACCCTCGAACTGCTCGGTAACGACATCGACCGGCTCGGCCACGTCATCTACTCGTACGTCAACCTCCCGGACGGGAAGATGTCTACCCGGCGGGGTACCGGCGTGATGCTCGACGATTTGCTCGACGAGGCGATCGACCGCGCCCGCGAGGCGGTCGAGACCCGGATGGACGACCGGATCCGCGACGACGACCTCACCGAGGAGGACGTGGAGCGCATCGCCCACGAGGTCGGGATCGGTGCGGTCCGGTACGACATCGTCTCGAAACAGCCCGCAAAGGCGATCACCTTCGAGTGGGAGGACGCGCTCGACTTCGAGGGGCAGTCCGCCCCGTTCGTCCAGTACGTCCACGCGCGCTGTTGCGGAATCTTAGACGAGGCGGCCGATGCCGGGATCGAGGTGCCGGGCGTGACGGCGGACTCCGAGGGAGTCGTCGATGTCGGCGCCCTCGACGTCGACGCCACGGTCTTCGAGACCGACGCGGCGCGCGACCTCCTCCGCGAGGTCGCCCGGTTCCCGGCCGCGATCGAGTCGGCGGCGGACGACCTTGAACCGCACACGATCGCCACGTTCACCCGCGAGTTCGCCGACGCGTACAACGCCTTCTACCGGGAGTGTCCGGTGGTGACCTCCGACGATGAGGAGCTTCGGGCCGCCCGCGTCGCCCTCGTCGCGGCCGCGAAGCACACGATGGCGAACGCGCTCGACGTGCTCGGGGTCGAAGCGCCCGAGTCGATGTAG
- the prf1 gene encoding peptide chain release factor aRF-1, whose translation MSSDAQEASDDRRKYEFRKVIEELRDFEGSGTQLVTIYIPEDRQVSDVVAHVTQEHSEASNIKSKQTRTAVQDALTSIKDRLRYYDTFPPENGMVIFSGAIDAGGGQTDMVTRTLESPPQPVESFRYHCDSAFLTEPLEHMLEDSGLFGLIVLDRREANVGWLKGKRVEPVKSASSLVPGKQRKGGQSAQRFARLRLEAIDNFYQEVAGMADDLFVDKRHELDGILVGGPSPTKDEFLDGDYLHHELQDKVLGKFDVAYTDESGLKDLVDNASEALADQEIVEDKRHMDEFFENLHTGEEATYGFDQTRRNLIMGSVDRLLISEDLRSDVVVYECPNGHEEYEVVDSRHSTPSHECSECGEEADVDEREDVIEHLMSIAEQRGTDTKFISTDFEKGEQLLDAFGGIAGILRYSTGV comes from the coding sequence ATGAGTAGCGACGCCCAAGAGGCGAGCGACGACCGGCGGAAATACGAATTCCGCAAGGTCATCGAGGAGCTCCGCGACTTCGAGGGCTCCGGAACGCAGCTCGTCACCATCTACATCCCCGAGGATCGGCAGGTCTCCGACGTGGTCGCCCACGTCACACAGGAACACAGCGAGGCGTCCAACATCAAGTCCAAGCAGACCCGGACGGCCGTCCAGGACGCGCTCACCTCGATCAAGGACCGCCTCCGGTACTACGACACCTTCCCGCCGGAAAACGGGATGGTGATCTTTTCGGGAGCGATCGACGCCGGCGGCGGCCAGACCGACATGGTCACCCGAACGCTGGAGTCGCCGCCCCAGCCCGTCGAATCGTTCCGGTACCACTGCGACTCCGCGTTCCTCACCGAACCGCTCGAACACATGCTGGAGGACTCCGGGCTGTTCGGGCTCATCGTCTTGGACCGCCGCGAGGCCAACGTCGGCTGGTTGAAGGGCAAGCGGGTTGAGCCCGTCAAGTCCGCCTCCTCGCTCGTCCCCGGCAAACAGCGGAAAGGGGGCCAGTCCGCACAGCGGTTCGCCCGCCTCCGCCTGGAGGCCATCGACAACTTCTACCAGGAGGTCGCGGGGATGGCCGACGACCTGTTCGTCGACAAGCGCCACGAGCTTGACGGTATCCTCGTCGGCGGCCCCTCGCCGACGAAAGACGAGTTCCTCGACGGCGACTATCTCCACCACGAGCTTCAGGACAAGGTGCTCGGCAAGTTCGACGTGGCGTACACCGACGAGTCCGGGCTGAAAGACCTCGTCGACAACGCGAGCGAGGCGCTCGCCGATCAGGAGATCGTCGAGGACAAACGCCACATGGACGAGTTCTTCGAGAACCTCCATACCGGCGAGGAGGCCACGTACGGCTTCGATCAGACCCGTCGAAATCTGATCATGGGCTCTGTCGACCGCCTGCTCATCTCCGAGGATCTCCGATCTGACGTGGTCGTCTACGAGTGTCCGAACGGCCACGAGGAGTACGAGGTAGTCGACTCGCGACACTCCACCCCGTCTCACGAGTGTTCGGAGTGCGGCGAAGAGGCCGATGTCGACGAGCGCGAGGACGTGATCGAGCACCTGATGTCGATCGCCGAACAGCGTGGCACCGACACCAAGTTCATCTCCACCGACTTCGAGAAGGGTGAACAGCTGCTCGATGCCTTCGGTGGGATCGCGGGTATTCTGCGCTACTCGACGGGCGTCTGA
- a CDS encoding ABC transporter permease — translation MSWTRRIRDILTDGDDRLPLGLTLLSAAIAGTVVFPLAWLVIEAVTVERSRAMELLFSSGTVEVLLNSLLLMAGVTVFSILLGVPLAYLTARTDLPFRRFWSVVAALPLVVPSYVGAFAFVSAFGPRGEFHDVLAPLGIDRVPEIYGLPGTILVITLYTYPYVYLTTRAALLSFDTTLIEAARTLNHGRLEAFRRVTLPVIRPAIAAGSLLAALYAVSDFGTPSIMRLPVFTRQIYVEYNAFGRDYAALLSLQLLAVVLVVLALEWLVRSNRDAHGDDAGSTNRLVNLGRWRWPATLLPASVSAVALLVPIWILLLWLLRSEAGRRPSMAFEPIQVINSVSVAAAAAVVAALAAIPIAYFAATSDSPLATLFERATYVGFAVPGIVLALALVYFGSGYLPWIYQTLPLLVFAYVVRFLPQVVGSTRTAILGVDPKLVEAGRTLGESSMGAFRRVTFPLTRSGIVAGAALVFLTTMKELPVTLILRPSGFETIVTQIWRAQETALYQYAVVPTLILLVISGLSMVVILTQEGGEEGL, via the coding sequence ATGAGCTGGACACGCCGGATCCGCGACATCCTGACAGACGGCGACGACCGACTACCGCTGGGGTTGACCCTGTTGTCCGCGGCTATCGCCGGGACGGTGGTGTTCCCGCTAGCGTGGCTGGTCATCGAGGCGGTCACCGTCGAGCGGTCGCGGGCGATGGAGCTTTTGTTCAGTTCGGGGACTGTCGAGGTGCTGCTCAACAGCCTGCTGTTGATGGCCGGCGTCACAGTTTTCTCGATTCTGTTGGGAGTTCCGCTGGCGTATCTCACCGCCCGCACCGACCTTCCCTTCCGTCGGTTCTGGTCCGTTGTCGCCGCGCTCCCGCTTGTCGTGCCGAGCTACGTCGGCGCGTTCGCGTTCGTCTCCGCGTTCGGGCCCCGAGGTGAGTTCCACGACGTACTCGCGCCACTGGGGATCGACCGAGTTCCGGAAATATACGGGCTCCCGGGCACGATTCTCGTGATCACCTTGTACACGTACCCGTACGTCTACCTAACCACCCGTGCCGCGCTCCTCTCGTTCGACACGACGCTGATCGAGGCGGCCCGGACGCTGAACCACGGTCGGCTTGAGGCGTTCCGCCGGGTGACGCTCCCCGTGATTCGGCCGGCGATCGCTGCCGGGTCGCTTCTGGCGGCGCTGTACGCGGTCTCCGATTTCGGCACGCCGTCGATCATGCGACTGCCGGTGTTCACCCGACAGATATACGTCGAGTACAACGCGTTCGGCCGCGACTACGCCGCGCTGCTCTCCCTCCAGCTGCTCGCGGTCGTCCTCGTCGTGCTGGCGCTGGAGTGGCTGGTCCGGTCGAACCGGGACGCCCACGGCGACGACGCTGGGAGCACGAACCGTCTCGTGAACCTCGGTCGGTGGCGCTGGCCCGCGACGCTCCTGCCGGCGTCTGTGTCGGCGGTCGCACTCCTCGTCCCGATCTGGATCCTCCTGTTGTGGCTCCTCCGTTCCGAGGCCGGCCGGCGCCCCTCCATGGCATTCGAGCCGATCCAGGTGATCAACTCGGTCTCGGTCGCCGCCGCCGCCGCGGTCGTCGCCGCGCTGGCTGCCATCCCCATCGCGTACTTCGCCGCGACGAGCGACTCGCCGCTGGCGACGCTGTTCGAGCGGGCGACGTACGTCGGGTTCGCGGTCCCGGGGATCGTGTTAGCGCTCGCGTTGGTCTACTTCGGCTCGGGGTACCTCCCGTGGATCTACCAGACGCTCCCGCTGTTGGTGTTCGCGTACGTCGTCCGTTTCCTCCCGCAGGTCGTCGGCTCGACGCGGACCGCGATCCTCGGGGTCGATCCCAAGCTCGTCGAGGCCGGCCGGACGCTCGGTGAGTCCTCGATGGGCGCGTTCCGCCGGGTGACATTCCCGCTCACGCGATCGGGGATCGTCGCTGGCGCCGCCCTCGTCTTCCTCACGACGATGAAGGAGCTTCCCGTCACGCTCATCCTCCGCCCGTCCGGGTTCGAGACGATCGTCACGCAGATCTGGCGCGCACAGGAGACGGCGCTGTACCAGTACGCGGTCGTCCCCACCCTCATCCTGCTCGTCATCTCCGGGCTCTCGATGGTCGTCATCCTCACGCAGGAGGGCGGCGAGGAGGGGCTGTGA
- a CDS encoding dolichyl-phosphate hexose transferase has protein sequence MGTYNEEEAIGTVLSDIDEVTGGRAEIVCVDGSSDRTPEIAREHGARVVEQEPQGYGVAVREAILTPDRPVVVTTDCDDTYPMEQLPEFLEAINDGADVVSGDRLYHGAKAMPAFNRLGNHAFAAIASVLMGERVHDTTTGMRAYRREVVEDIGWTENTGLSAELLIRPLMRGHDVRERPIDYAERLGETKLDPIEGGVAIAKSIVTVCLEEQLRRL, from the coding sequence ATGGGGACGTACAACGAGGAAGAAGCGATCGGAACCGTCCTCTCCGACATCGACGAGGTCACCGGCGGGCGCGCCGAGATCGTCTGCGTCGACGGCTCCTCGGACCGGACGCCGGAGATCGCCCGCGAGCACGGCGCGCGCGTCGTCGAACAGGAGCCGCAGGGGTACGGTGTCGCCGTCCGCGAGGCGATTTTAACGCCCGACCGCCCGGTCGTCGTCACGACCGACTGCGACGACACCTACCCGATGGAGCAGCTGCCGGAGTTCCTCGAAGCGATCAACGACGGCGCCGACGTCGTCAGCGGCGACCGCCTCTATCACGGCGCAAAGGCGATGCCCGCGTTCAACCGCCTCGGCAACCACGCGTTCGCGGCCATCGCGTCCGTCCTGATGGGCGAGCGCGTCCACGACACCACCACCGGGATGCGCGCCTACCGCCGCGAGGTCGTCGAGGACATCGGATGGACCGAGAACACCGGCCTCTCCGCTGAACTGCTCATCCGTCCGCTGATGCGCGGCCACGACGTGCGCGAGCGACCGATCGACTACGCCGAGCGACTGGGCGAGACGAAGCTCGACCCGATCGAGGGCGGCGTCGCCATCGCGAAGTCGATCGTGACGGTCTGTCTGGAAGAGCAGCTGCGACGGCTCTGA